In a single window of the Tellurirhabdus bombi genome:
- a CDS encoding DUF1501 domain-containing protein yields the protein MADLQDEIHDQLSRRNFLGRASAGIGTLALASLLNPKDLFAGGTKPGESGALGKPHFPPKVKRIIYLFQSGAPSQLDLFDYKPKLETMWGQDLPESIRKGQRLTGMTAGQSRFPLAASKFRFAQHGHSRMWVSELLPYTSKIVDELCFIRTLHTDAINHDPAVTFFQTGSQQGGRPSFGSWVSYGLGSDNQNMPAFVVLLSKGRDGDQPLYAKLWSNGFLPSVHQGVVFRSGPDPVFYLNNPPGIDKTSRRRMLDYLAKMHQEQYKHVLDPEINNRMAQYEMAYRMQTSVPETLDIGKEPQYIFDLYGPDSRKPGTFAANCLLARKLIEKDVKFVQLYHQGWDQHGNLPNDIKIQAKSVDQASAALVMDLKQRGLLDETLVIWGGEFGRTNYSQGKLSKENYGRDHHPRCFTVWMAGAGIRKSMVYGETDEFGYNIIQNPVHVHDFQATLLHLMGVDHEKLIFKHQGRRYRLTDVHGKVIKPVLL from the coding sequence ATGGCTGATCTTCAGGACGAAATACACGACCAGTTAAGTCGGCGTAATTTTTTGGGGCGTGCCAGTGCCGGTATCGGTACATTGGCGTTGGCCTCCCTGCTGAACCCTAAAGACCTGTTTGCGGGCGGGACAAAACCAGGTGAAAGCGGCGCTTTGGGGAAACCGCATTTTCCGCCGAAAGTGAAGCGAATTATCTACCTGTTTCAGAGCGGAGCGCCATCGCAACTGGACTTATTCGACTACAAACCCAAGCTGGAAACGATGTGGGGGCAGGACCTGCCGGAATCCATTCGGAAGGGCCAGCGCCTGACGGGAATGACCGCCGGACAGAGCCGGTTTCCGCTGGCTGCTTCGAAGTTTCGTTTTGCGCAACACGGCCATAGCCGGATGTGGGTCAGTGAGTTACTGCCTTATACGTCTAAAATTGTGGACGAATTATGCTTTATCCGCACATTACATACCGATGCGATCAACCACGATCCGGCGGTTACTTTTTTCCAGACGGGTTCGCAGCAGGGCGGGCGGCCTTCGTTTGGTTCGTGGGTGAGCTACGGGCTTGGGTCGGATAATCAGAACATGCCGGCTTTTGTGGTGCTGCTTTCCAAAGGCCGGGATGGCGATCAGCCCCTTTATGCCAAATTATGGAGCAATGGCTTTTTGCCCTCTGTGCATCAGGGCGTCGTTTTTCGCTCCGGTCCCGACCCGGTTTTCTACCTCAACAACCCACCCGGAATTGACAAAACCAGTCGCCGCCGGATGCTGGATTACCTGGCTAAAATGCATCAGGAGCAGTACAAGCATGTCCTTGATCCAGAGATCAATAACCGCATGGCGCAGTATGAAATGGCGTATCGAATGCAAACTTCGGTGCCCGAAACGCTGGATATTGGCAAGGAGCCTCAATACATCTTTGATCTTTACGGACCTGACTCGCGGAAGCCGGGGACGTTTGCGGCCAATTGCCTATTAGCCCGAAAATTGATTGAAAAAGACGTCAAGTTTGTCCAACTTTACCACCAGGGTTGGGATCAGCACGGAAACTTGCCGAACGATATAAAGATTCAGGCCAAAAGCGTCGATCAGGCGTCGGCAGCTTTGGTGATGGATTTGAAGCAGCGTGGTCTGCTGGATGAAACGCTGGTGATTTGGGGCGGCGAATTTGGCCGGACAAACTATTCCCAGGGCAAGTTATCGAAAGAAAATTACGGTCGTGATCACCACCCGCGTTGCTTTACGGTCTGGATGGCCGGAGCAGGTATTCGGAAAAGCATGGTGTACGGAGAGACCGACGAATTTGGGTATAATATCATTCAAAATCCCGTTCATGTGCATGATTTCCAGGCTACGCTGCTGCACCTGATGGGCGTCGATCACGAGAAACTCATCTTCAAACACCAGGGCCGACGCTATCGGCTAACGGATGTGCACGGTAAAGTGATCAAGCCCGTGCTGCTATAG
- a CDS encoding dihydrolipoyl dehydrogenase family protein has protein sequence MQKFDVVVIGTGSAGKGAADQLHEGGKTVAIIDKQPFGGTCSQRGCDPKKILVGAAEIVARSEELSQKGIAAVASIDWPALIRYKKTFTDPIPEKTEASFAKTGIKSFHGTASFLSANTIQVGDTQLEADYFVIASGSHPALLDIPGEELLIDSTGFMELKELPDRIVLVGGGYIAFEFAHVAARAGAHVTIVHRGELPLEGFDPDLVKLLVKATQGLGIQVLLNAKVTEIKGEAGQFSVLVRQDDKDQVIDTRLVVHAAGRPPDLKDLAVEKAGVDATKKGVTVNPYMQSVSNPTIYACGDAADRGLPLSPLASQEARLVATNILEGNQQKFPEEAIPSVVFTLPPLATVGLSEEKAREQGKKVKVLFQETTDWYTSKRINEPASGFKILIEEESDLIVGAHLLGSNSDELINIFTLAINQRIPASTLASTIFAYPTRASDLSHMLR, from the coding sequence ATGCAGAAATTTGATGTTGTTGTCATCGGTACTGGCTCCGCCGGCAAAGGCGCGGCGGATCAGTTACATGAAGGAGGGAAAACTGTTGCCATCATTGATAAGCAACCCTTCGGAGGGACCTGCTCCCAACGCGGTTGCGATCCTAAAAAAATACTGGTAGGAGCCGCCGAAATCGTGGCTCGTTCGGAAGAATTGAGCCAGAAAGGAATTGCAGCGGTTGCCTCCATCGATTGGCCAGCCCTGATTCGTTATAAAAAGACATTTACAGACCCTATCCCGGAGAAAACCGAAGCCAGCTTTGCTAAAACGGGCATCAAAAGCTTCCACGGCACCGCTTCGTTTCTTTCGGCCAATACCATACAGGTCGGCGATACGCAGCTGGAAGCCGATTATTTCGTGATTGCCAGCGGGTCGCACCCTGCGCTGCTGGATATTCCGGGCGAGGAGCTTTTGATTGACAGCACCGGTTTCATGGAACTGAAAGAACTCCCCGACCGCATCGTCCTGGTTGGTGGTGGCTATATCGCATTTGAATTTGCGCACGTAGCTGCCCGAGCCGGTGCCCACGTCACAATCGTTCACCGAGGCGAATTACCCCTGGAAGGCTTCGATCCAGATTTGGTAAAATTGCTGGTTAAGGCAACGCAAGGGCTGGGCATTCAGGTGCTACTAAACGCTAAAGTCACTGAAATTAAAGGCGAAGCGGGCCAATTTTCCGTTTTGGTTCGGCAGGACGATAAAGATCAGGTAATTGATACGCGTCTGGTGGTACACGCCGCTGGCCGTCCACCCGATTTAAAAGACCTGGCGGTTGAAAAAGCGGGCGTTGACGCTACGAAAAAGGGCGTGACGGTCAATCCGTACATGCAGAGTGTATCCAATCCTACGATTTACGCTTGCGGTGATGCAGCCGACCGGGGACTGCCGCTGTCACCTCTGGCTTCGCAGGAAGCCAGGCTTGTCGCTACGAATATTCTGGAGGGGAACCAGCAAAAATTTCCGGAGGAGGCTATTCCGTCCGTTGTTTTCACCCTGCCTCCCCTAGCTACAGTTGGCCTATCCGAAGAAAAAGCCCGCGAGCAAGGCAAAAAAGTCAAGGTACTGTTTCAGGAAACGACTGATTGGTATACTTCCAAACGAATCAACGAACCGGCTTCGGGCTTTAAAATCCTGATTGAGGAAGAGTCTGATCTGATCGTGGGGGCGCATTTGCTGGGAAGCAACAGCGATGAATTAATCAATATTTTCACGCTGGCCATCAACCAACGCATTCCGGCCAGCACCCTGGCCAGCACCATTTTTGCATACCCAACCCGCGCTTCGGATCTGAGTCACATGCTCCGATAA
- a CDS encoding (2Fe-2S)-binding protein: MSKTDVTIHVNGKDHTVQIDPATPLLYVLRNKLELNGPKYGCGLEQCGACMVLLDGKAAPSCLIPVSTVTAKKIVTLEGLTKNGQLHPVQKAFVHQQAAQCGYCLNGMVISAVSLLMENKKPDEAAIREGMQRVLCRCSVQPRVMRAIAEAAKELNP; this comes from the coding sequence ATGAGCAAAACGGACGTAACCATCCACGTAAACGGAAAGGACCACACGGTTCAAATTGACCCGGCAACGCCTTTGTTGTACGTGCTGCGGAATAAGCTGGAACTAAACGGACCGAAATACGGCTGCGGTCTGGAGCAATGTGGGGCCTGCATGGTGCTGCTGGACGGCAAGGCGGCTCCCAGTTGCCTGATTCCGGTGTCGACCGTGACGGCGAAAAAAATCGTTACGCTGGAAGGGCTTACCAAAAATGGCCAGCTGCATCCAGTGCAGAAAGCTTTTGTGCACCAACAGGCGGCTCAGTGTGGATATTGCCTCAACGGAATGGTGATCTCGGCCGTGTCGCTGTTGATGGAAAATAAAAAGCCCGACGAGGCCGCCATTCGGGAAGGAATGCAACGGGTTTTGTGCCGTTGTAGCGTCCAACCGCGCGTTATGCGTGCCATCGCGGAAGCAGCCAAAGAACTCAATCCCTGA
- a CDS encoding DUF885 domain-containing protein yields MKHYLPLLLLFLAACQPSDKVDTDFTALSDEYLTVYMDNNPQTAVYLGLHEYDSKLVVPTQANIARRLSQLQHYDSAFAKLDTSQLSPDLKIDYKLLTAAIKNDIYSIVDRKVYENPLNYSVAFNSYIERNFAPAEERLKSAVALAKQVPAYYEAAKKNIGPSPAREWVDLAIESARGSSQYIKSDVISAFSGIKNPALQQELNQTMQAAAQASDAFADYLTQNVLPTAKGSFAIGLSNYKKMLRYNELLEIDPDSILAMGMHQIEKEKAEFAAAAKVIDPSKTPAAVFQTLQDEHPTADSLIDDTRQQCEKIRQFLLDKQIISIPSEVRATVTKTPESMVGATAAMNTPGPFEKPTASEAYYYITLPRKTWSAKESEEWLRQFNRYVTEIVTIHEAYPGHYVQFLHLNASKASKIRKIFSSYAFVEGWAHYTEQMMLEEGFGATDPVTAAKYKMAQLSESLLRYCRLVSSIQEHTHGWSVQQSTKFFMDNCYYAEKPAYEEARRGTFDPGYLSYSLGKLQILALRDEIKKKQGDRFKLKTFHDALLAQGMPPVSMIREVLLRE; encoded by the coding sequence ATGAAACACTATCTACCTCTTCTTCTACTTTTCCTGGCGGCCTGCCAGCCCTCCGACAAAGTCGATACTGATTTTACCGCCTTATCCGACGAATACCTCACGGTTTACATGGATAATAATCCACAAACAGCAGTTTATTTAGGTTTGCATGAATACGACAGTAAACTTGTTGTCCCGACGCAGGCGAATATTGCCCGCCGCCTGAGTCAACTTCAACACTACGATTCCGCCTTTGCCAAACTGGATACCAGCCAGCTTTCGCCTGATTTAAAAATCGATTATAAATTGCTGACGGCAGCCATCAAAAACGACATTTACAGCATTGTTGACCGCAAAGTCTACGAAAATCCGCTGAATTATAGTGTGGCTTTTAACTCTTACATTGAACGCAACTTTGCCCCCGCCGAAGAACGGTTGAAATCAGCCGTAGCGCTAGCAAAACAGGTTCCGGCTTATTACGAGGCTGCCAAGAAAAACATCGGTCCCAGCCCGGCCCGCGAGTGGGTGGACCTGGCCATTGAAAGCGCACGGGGCAGCTCCCAATACATCAAATCGGACGTTATCAGCGCTTTTTCGGGCATTAAAAACCCCGCTTTGCAGCAGGAATTGAACCAAACGATGCAGGCCGCCGCTCAGGCATCCGACGCTTTTGCGGATTACCTGACCCAGAACGTGCTACCGACTGCCAAAGGGTCGTTTGCCATTGGGCTGAGTAATTACAAAAAAATGCTACGCTATAACGAATTGCTGGAAATTGATCCCGACAGCATTCTGGCGATGGGTATGCACCAGATCGAGAAGGAAAAAGCCGAATTTGCAGCAGCGGCCAAAGTAATCGATCCAAGTAAAACTCCCGCCGCCGTTTTTCAAACCCTCCAGGACGAACACCCAACCGCCGACAGTCTGATTGACGACACGCGGCAGCAATGCGAGAAAATCCGGCAGTTTTTACTGGATAAACAAATCATCAGCATCCCTTCGGAAGTGCGGGCAACGGTAACCAAAACGCCCGAAAGCATGGTGGGAGCTACCGCCGCCATGAACACGCCGGGCCCTTTTGAAAAGCCAACCGCGTCTGAGGCTTATTACTACATCACGCTTCCCCGCAAAACCTGGAGCGCCAAAGAAAGCGAAGAGTGGCTGCGGCAATTCAATCGCTACGTGACCGAAATTGTCACCATTCACGAAGCGTATCCGGGTCATTATGTGCAATTTCTGCACCTCAACGCTTCCAAGGCCAGCAAGATTCGGAAGATTTTTTCCAGTTACGCCTTCGTCGAGGGTTGGGCGCATTACACCGAACAAATGATGCTGGAAGAAGGCTTCGGAGCAACCGATCCAGTCACTGCCGCCAAATACAAAATGGCGCAACTTTCTGAGTCTCTGCTGCGCTACTGCCGCCTGGTGAGTTCCATTCAGGAGCATACACACGGTTGGAGCGTGCAGCAATCGACGAAATTCTTCATGGATAATTGTTATTACGCCGAAAAACCCGCCTACGAAGAAGCTCGGCGCGGTACGTTTGATCCGGGTTACCTGTCCTACTCTCTGGGTAAGCTTCAGATTCTGGCACTGCGCGACGAGATTAAGAAAAAGCAGGGCGACCGTTTCAAGCTAAAAACGTTTCATGACGCCTTGCTAGCTCAGGGAATGCCACCGGTCAGCATGATCCGGGAAGTCCTGCTGCGCGAATAG
- a CDS encoding DUF1553 domain-containing protein translates to MNHWLATRLFLAGVTLLAFSWTSCSRVEKPAEILAVEQQLPEKVDYNLHVKPILSDRCFACHGPDKAKQQAGLRLDTPEGAYEALAESGKRAIVPENLAKSELYHRIVSNDPDYRMPTPESNLTLTAEEKAILVRWIEQGAEYKPHWSLVKPEKPALPEVKEKQWVRNDIDQFVLKKLEEKGLKHAAEADKAMLLRRVTLDLTGLPPSPAEVDAFLADQSPNAYEKVVNRLLYSPQYGERQAAEWLDVARYADTHGYQDDGMRTMWPYRDWVIKAYNQNLPYDQFITWQLAGDMLPKPAQPEKARDILIATAFNRNHQQSQEGGIVDEEYRVEYVADRTNTFGKAMLGLTVECARCHDHKYDPISQKDYFSLFAFFNSNNDRGQIPYNGEAAPTITLTSREAEEKLRFIHQKLKPLQADLLPNRPDYQRRFSQWIGQAEQSLPSAITTGLIAHYSFDEADPLDYAAWTKAEEEKSKREEARRKQEETKRKKPAPKPEKSVAKRKMKAELDKDPRNLFVNSVNDTLPARLGGDPEKYAQSVPGRFGKARFLPGDSQIQLPFDFAVFEQNQPFTISSWFNLAQLGTEATLLGRTTGPMDGQRGYQLDLLKDGRLKVTLSHVWPDNALDIETIDKVPVKKWFQVAFTYDGSGQAKGLSLYLNGQPARTKIITDNLKHSIIYGKDWTHWAQHPFYIGRMHDYFYKNIAVDELRIYDRCLTSLEMPQLAGQPDALSAALRTPAPKRTPAQRAGLYNFYVTVVDTTYRAAHKKTMQLRGDELMLYTNADQVMVMRERRTPRKTFLLKRGAYDAPGEEVKPATLSAFGTMPAEFPRNRLGLAKWVLSKNNPLFARVIVNRVWQQYFGQGLVKSSDDFGNQGALPSHPELLDYLAIQFREGGGGTSPWNMKALHKQIVMSATYRQSSAVSDAVREKDFDNTYLSRGPSYRLSAEQVRDVALAASGLLTRKVGGGSVYPYQPAGIWEALATRNATKYVQSHNDSLYRRSMYTFWKRSSPPPMMLNFDASERHFCIVRRQKTSTPLQALVTLNDPQLVEAARVLAQQLSQEKEAKENINFLFKSVISRAGRSQEIALMQQLYEEELADFKRDKKRAKDLVAVGEYPLKTRLPAPELAAWTVVASTIMNFDEAIIKR, encoded by the coding sequence ATGAATCATTGGCTTGCTACTCGGCTTTTTCTGGCGGGAGTCACGCTTCTTGCCTTTAGCTGGACCTCATGCAGCCGGGTCGAAAAGCCCGCCGAAATTCTGGCGGTGGAACAGCAACTGCCCGAAAAAGTTGATTATAACCTGCACGTAAAACCCATTCTGTCGGATCGCTGCTTCGCCTGCCACGGCCCCGATAAAGCCAAGCAACAGGCTGGTCTGCGGCTGGATACGCCCGAAGGGGCTTACGAAGCCTTAGCCGAAAGTGGCAAACGAGCCATCGTCCCGGAAAATTTAGCCAAGAGTGAGCTTTACCACCGCATTGTCAGCAACGATCCAGATTATCGGATGCCTACGCCAGAATCCAACCTGACCTTAACCGCTGAGGAGAAAGCCATTTTGGTGCGGTGGATCGAGCAGGGAGCAGAATATAAGCCGCACTGGTCGCTGGTCAAGCCCGAAAAACCCGCCTTACCGGAAGTCAAAGAAAAGCAGTGGGTGCGCAATGACATTGACCAATTTGTGCTCAAAAAGCTGGAAGAAAAAGGCCTGAAACACGCTGCGGAAGCGGACAAAGCGATGCTGCTGCGGCGGGTTACGCTGGATTTGACGGGTTTGCCGCCCAGCCCGGCAGAGGTCGATGCGTTTCTGGCTGACCAGTCGCCCAATGCGTACGAGAAAGTAGTGAACCGTTTGCTATACAGCCCGCAGTACGGCGAACGGCAGGCGGCGGAATGGCTCGATGTGGCACGGTATGCCGACACCCACGGGTATCAGGACGATGGCATGCGTACCATGTGGCCTTACCGCGATTGGGTCATTAAAGCATACAACCAGAACTTACCTTACGATCAGTTCATTACGTGGCAACTGGCGGGCGACATGCTGCCGAAGCCCGCGCAGCCGGAAAAGGCCCGGGATATACTCATCGCCACGGCCTTTAACCGGAATCACCAGCAAAGCCAGGAAGGAGGCATTGTGGACGAGGAATACCGCGTGGAATACGTCGCGGATCGAACTAATACGTTCGGGAAGGCCATGCTGGGATTGACCGTCGAGTGCGCGCGTTGCCACGACCACAAATACGATCCCATTAGCCAAAAAGATTACTTCTCGTTATTCGCTTTTTTTAACAGCAACAACGACCGGGGGCAGATTCCGTATAACGGGGAGGCCGCCCCGACCATCACGCTAACATCTCGGGAAGCCGAAGAAAAGCTTCGTTTTATCCATCAGAAATTAAAGCCATTACAAGCAGATCTCTTACCAAATCGTCCTGATTACCAGCGCCGATTCAGTCAATGGATAGGGCAGGCAGAGCAAAGTTTGCCTTCGGCCATAACGACGGGTTTAATTGCGCATTACTCATTTGATGAAGCCGATCCGTTGGACTACGCTGCCTGGACCAAAGCCGAAGAGGAAAAAAGTAAGCGGGAAGAAGCCCGGCGGAAACAGGAGGAAACCAAGCGGAAAAAGCCAGCGCCCAAGCCAGAGAAGTCCGTAGCGAAGCGAAAAATGAAAGCCGAACTAGATAAAGATCCGCGCAATCTTTTTGTTAATTCGGTGAATGACACGCTCCCCGCCCGACTGGGTGGCGACCCCGAAAAATATGCCCAAAGTGTGCCGGGACGTTTTGGCAAAGCGCGTTTTCTACCGGGCGACAGCCAGATTCAACTCCCATTCGACTTCGCGGTATTTGAACAGAATCAGCCTTTTACGATCAGTAGTTGGTTTAATCTGGCGCAGTTGGGAACGGAAGCAACGCTTTTGGGGCGCACCACGGGACCCATGGACGGCCAACGGGGCTATCAGCTTGATTTGCTGAAGGACGGGCGGTTGAAAGTTACCCTTAGCCACGTCTGGCCGGACAATGCGCTGGATATCGAAACGATTGACAAAGTACCGGTTAAAAAGTGGTTTCAGGTCGCTTTTACGTACGATGGTTCAGGCCAGGCGAAGGGCTTGTCGCTGTACCTGAACGGTCAGCCCGCCCGTACCAAAATCATTACCGATAACCTGAAACACAGCATTATCTACGGAAAAGACTGGACGCACTGGGCGCAGCATCCGTTTTACATTGGCCGCATGCACGATTATTTCTACAAGAACATTGCCGTCGATGAACTCCGCATTTACGACCGTTGCCTAACTTCTCTGGAAATGCCCCAGTTGGCCGGGCAACCGGATGCCTTGTCGGCGGCTTTGCGAACACCCGCTCCGAAACGAACTCCTGCCCAACGAGCTGGGCTGTACAATTTCTACGTAACGGTTGTTGACACGACTTACCGCGCGGCGCATAAAAAAACCATGCAGCTTCGCGGTGACGAATTGATGCTGTACACCAACGCCGATCAGGTGATGGTGATGCGCGAGCGCAGGACGCCCCGCAAAACGTTTCTGCTCAAACGGGGCGCTTACGATGCGCCCGGCGAAGAAGTTAAACCGGCAACCTTGTCGGCGTTTGGAACAATGCCCGCCGAGTTTCCCCGCAATCGGCTGGGGCTGGCCAAATGGGTACTGAGTAAGAATAATCCGCTGTTTGCGCGCGTGATCGTGAATCGGGTTTGGCAGCAGTATTTTGGGCAGGGTCTGGTAAAATCAAGCGACGATTTCGGGAATCAGGGGGCCTTGCCTTCGCATCCCGAATTACTGGATTACCTGGCCATTCAGTTTCGCGAGGGGGGTGGCGGCACATCGCCCTGGAACATGAAAGCGTTGCATAAACAGATTGTCATGTCGGCTACCTACCGGCAGTCGTCAGCGGTTTCGGATGCCGTTCGGGAAAAAGATTTCGACAATACTTACCTGTCGCGGGGGCCGAGTTACCGCCTGTCGGCGGAGCAGGTGCGCGATGTGGCTTTAGCGGCCAGCGGACTCTTAACTCGCAAAGTCGGGGGCGGTAGCGTTTATCCCTACCAGCCCGCTGGCATCTGGGAAGCCTTAGCCACCCGCAACGCCACAAAATACGTACAAAGCCACAACGACAGTTTGTACCGACGGTCGATGTATACATTCTGGAAACGCTCATCACCACCGCCCATGATGCTCAATTTTGATGCGTCGGAGCGGCATTTCTGCATTGTCCGGCGGCAAAAAACATCGACCCCTTTGCAGGCATTGGTTACACTTAATGATCCACAATTGGTAGAGGCCGCGCGGGTGCTGGCCCAGCAGCTGTCGCAGGAAAAAGAAGCAAAAGAAAACATCAATTTCCTGTTTAAATCGGTGATCAGTCGGGCGGGACGTTCGCAAGAAATCGCGCTGATGCAGCAATTATATGAAGAAGAACTGGCTGATTTTAAGAGAGATAAGAAACGAGCGAAAGACTTAGTAGCCGTTGGCGAATACCCTTTAAAAACTCGGCTTCCGGCTCCTGAGCTGGCTGCCTGGACCGTGGTGGCGAGTACCATTATGAATTTTGATGAAGCAATCATTAAGCGATAA
- a CDS encoding mechanosensitive ion channel family protein — MTWTDFWNNIEQLGPEIDRWLRHNRKLSGWILLAISVAAGLLVNFIVAQIVKLVLRRRNAEVLGLLRQHIRSAFYFFVPSLFFLIITNVQERAFQRYPYASKIAEIAFVIATTWLVVQLMKVAERLIIRRYDTANDVNLHLRKFVTQIQFIRQLLSIAVVVIGFSIMLLTFNGGRKIGLSFLTSAGIASVMIGFAAQRTIANLLAGIQIAFTQQIRVDDVVVAEQEWGRIEEINLTNVVVRLWDRRRLILPITYFIEKPFQNWTRSQASVLGSSMFYLDYNVPVDQVRAKVKELVENNPLWDREVCVVQVTDTKPTCIEIRVLTSTRNSGEGFDLRCYIRENVIVFLRENYPESLPVTRLQMAASAENTFRQGEGEFFKNT, encoded by the coding sequence ATGACTTGGACGGACTTTTGGAACAACATAGAGCAACTAGGACCGGAAATTGACCGCTGGTTGCGGCATAACCGAAAACTTTCGGGCTGGATTTTACTGGCAATTTCGGTCGCAGCCGGACTGCTGGTCAATTTTATAGTGGCTCAAATTGTAAAGCTCGTTTTGCGTCGGCGGAATGCTGAAGTTTTGGGCTTATTGCGGCAACACATTCGGTCTGCTTTTTACTTTTTTGTCCCTTCGCTCTTTTTTCTCATCATCACTAACGTTCAGGAGCGGGCATTCCAACGCTATCCATATGCGTCGAAAATAGCCGAGATTGCGTTTGTTATCGCCACGACCTGGCTGGTTGTTCAGCTGATGAAGGTCGCCGAGCGGTTGATTATCCGGCGCTACGATACGGCCAACGACGTCAATCTGCACCTCCGTAAATTTGTTACGCAAATTCAGTTTATCCGGCAACTGCTTTCGATTGCGGTGGTGGTGATTGGCTTTTCGATTATGTTGCTGACGTTCAATGGCGGACGCAAAATTGGATTGAGCTTTCTGACCTCCGCCGGGATTGCCTCGGTCATGATTGGTTTTGCGGCACAACGTACCATTGCGAACTTATTGGCGGGCATTCAGATTGCCTTTACCCAACAAATCCGGGTTGATGATGTGGTGGTGGCTGAGCAGGAGTGGGGCCGTATCGAAGAAATCAACCTGACCAATGTCGTGGTGCGTTTGTGGGATCGCCGCCGGTTGATTTTGCCGATTACGTATTTTATCGAAAAACCTTTTCAGAACTGGACGCGCTCGCAGGCTTCCGTGCTGGGTTCGTCCATGTTTTACCTCGATTATAACGTGCCCGTCGATCAGGTGAGAGCGAAGGTGAAGGAATTAGTCGAAAATAATCCTTTGTGGGATCGGGAAGTGTGCGTCGTTCAGGTCACCGATACGAAGCCGACTTGCATCGAAATACGCGTGCTTACGTCAACCCGCAATTCGGGTGAAGGCTTTGATTTACGGTGTTACATTCGGGAAAACGTTATTGTATTTCTCCGCGAAAATTATCCGGAAAGCTTGCCCGTTACGCGCTTGCAAATGGCAGCATCAGCCGAAAATACCTTCCGGCAGGGTGAAGGTGAATTTTTTAAGAATACCTGA
- a CDS encoding DUF4126 family protein: protein MIFTYVNAAKMGVLAGMRSMMAPAFASQQLIEQSAGANPSGLVRFFSSPIAANAFKVMAAGEVFGDKLPFASDRIEPKVLVGRIASGAICGAVVAELDGKKAAIGAVIGGLAAIASSYAFFYLRTKLTEKQGIPDPYLALVEDAATFGLGMQTIRSKN from the coding sequence ATGATTTTCACCTATGTAAACGCGGCTAAAATGGGCGTTTTAGCCGGAATGCGCAGCATGATGGCACCTGCTTTTGCCAGCCAGCAACTGATTGAACAAAGTGCCGGAGCTAATCCGAGTGGCCTTGTTCGCTTTTTTAGCTCACCCATTGCGGCAAACGCTTTCAAAGTCATGGCGGCAGGCGAAGTATTTGGCGATAAACTTCCTTTTGCTTCCGATCGCATCGAGCCAAAGGTGCTAGTAGGACGCATTGCTTCCGGGGCCATCTGCGGAGCCGTGGTTGCTGAACTGGACGGAAAGAAAGCGGCTATCGGTGCAGTCATCGGTGGTCTGGCCGCCATCGCCAGTTCTTACGCCTTTTTCTACTTACGCACGAAGTTAACGGAGAAGCAGGGAATCCCAGACCCTTATCTGGCGCTGGTCGAAGATGCCGCGACCTTTGGGCTGGGTATGCAAACCATACGAAGCAAAAATTAG